CTGGGTGACACTTTACCACTGGGATTTGCCTCACCATTTGGAATTAAAAGGGGGCTGGACCAATCGCGATATCATACACTGGTTTGCCGATTATGCCGAAACTTGTGCTTCTCATTTCGGAGATCGTATAAAAAAATGGATGGTGCTGAATGAACCAATGGTCTTTACTGGCGCCGGATATTTTATGGGTGTTCATGCTCCTGGTAAAAGAGGATTAAGCAACTTTTTAAAAGCTATGCACCATGCCGTATTGGTTCAGGGTATTAGTCCCGAAATTATCCGTTACCATGTTCCCGATGCAGAAATAGGGACCACCTTTTCCTGTTCGCATTTGAGTCCGCATTCCGAATCCCTGGCTGATCTGGAAGCGCTTAAACGGGCAGACGTGTTATTAAACCGTCTATTTCTGGAACCGATGCTTGGACTTGAATACCCCATTGCCGATTTCCGCGCATTGGAACGCGTGCATGATTTTATGGGGCCACGCGATGAATTACTGATGCAGGGAAAATATGATTTTATCGGAATTCAAAATTACACCCGCGAAGTGGTGCAGTCGGCCTGGTATATTCCCTATCTAAAAGCCCGTTTAATCAGTGCCAAAAAAAGAAATGTGCATCACACCCAAATGAACTGGGAAGTTTATCCGGAAGCGATTTATGAAATGATTAAGAAGTATTCTTCTTATCCGGGTGAAAAAAAAATATATATCACCGAAAATGGAGCGGCTTTTCATGATGTAGTGCAAAACGGACGAATTCACGATTTGAATCGCACCAATTATCTCCAAAGTTATTTGCAACAGGTTTTAAGAGCGAAAAACGAAGGATATCCCGTTAGCGGATATTTTGTTTGGTCCTTTACCGATAATTACGAATGGGCAGAAGGATACACTCCAAAATTTGGTATTGTGCATGTGGATTTAAAAACCCAAAAGCGGATTGTAAAAGATTCTGGTTTGTGGTATAAATCCTTTTTACAAAATGAGGGAATACAAACGAAACGCAAAGCAGGAAATCAACATTGATTTACCATATTACAAAATCGAGAATTAAATTATCGGAACGGGTGGTAGGTTTTTGTTTTCCGTTGCTTAATTGAATCACCTTTTCATAGG
This window of the Flavobacteriales bacterium genome carries:
- a CDS encoding family 1 glycosylhydrolase produces the protein NKEHANDSVKFYHHYREDLALMRSMHIRNFRFSLSWPRIIPHGTGKINVNGIDFYNRLIDQCLEMGIEPWVTLYHWDLPHHLELKGGWTNRDIIHWFADYAETCASHFGDRIKKWMVLNEPMVFTGAGYFMGVHAPGKRGLSNFLKAMHHAVLVQGISPEIIRYHVPDAEIGTTFSCSHLSPHSESLADLEALKRADVLLNRLFLEPMLGLEYPIADFRALERVHDFMGPRDELLMQGKYDFIGIQNYTREVVQSAWYIPYLKARLISAKKRNVHHTQMNWEVYPEAIYEMIKKYSSYPGEKKIYITENGAAFHDVVQNGRIHDLNRTNYLQSYLQQVLRAKNEGYPVSGYFVWSFTDNYEWAEGYTPKFGIVHVDLKTQKRIVKDSGLWYKSFLQNEGIQTKRKAGNQH